One Centroberyx gerrardi isolate f3 chromosome 6, fCenGer3.hap1.cur.20231027, whole genome shotgun sequence genomic region harbors:
- the slc19a3b gene encoding solute carrier family 19 member 3b, which translates to MCCWAKLKSSGWVYPTAVLSLYGFFANCRVAEPFLTPYLIGPHKNISEEVVTNYLFPIWTYSYLAILFPVFLLTDFLRYKPLIIIQGLFLVINYVLLCFARSLPALAFLQVNYAVVTSTEVAYFSYIYSVIPAEKYQRATGYLRSAMLAGYTFGASLGQVLISLAGMDYFYINAITLGIVSVAFLISFWLPMPQRGLFFKGKEAATVGSESQQEGTAVVDEAEEAVRDEDEAGFRTEKMESGGSGGSGGGWCSGDNVAHAGQLLWRSFRESYSSRNLIYWSLWWALATAGYGQVFNYIQLMWDHIEPSATSSIYNGGVEAVCTLVGAAAALSVGHIKVAWAVWGELALGMFSAVGACAVFLMALTSSIWACYAGYVIFKASYMLLITITTFQIASNLSMECYALTFGINTFAALSLQTILTGIVVDEAALGLDIVTQFIIYGSYYATISVLFLIRGTYTACAYHYNPEQTEAKEQEHEHEVISAERF; encoded by the exons ATGTGCTGTTGGGCCAAGCTGAAGTCCTCCGGCTGGGTTTATCCCACTGCAGTCCTCTCACTCTATGGGTTTTTTGCTAACTGCAGAGTAGCAGAGCCCTTCCTCACACCATACCTCATCGGACCCCACAAGAACATCTCTGAAGAAGTG GTGACTAACTACCTGTTCCCCATCTGGACGTACTCCTACCTGGCCATCCTCTTCCCTGTCTTCTTGCTGACGGACTTCCTGAGGTACAAGCCCCTCATTATCATACAGGGGCTCTTCCTGGTCATCAACTATGTCCTGCTCTGCTTCGCCCGGAGCCTGCCTGCTCTGGCCTTCCTTCAG GTCAACTATGCCGTGGTGACTTCCACAGAGGTGGCCTACTTTTCCTACATTTACAGTGTGATTCCAGCCGAAAAGTACCAGCGAGCCACCGGTTACTTACGCAGTGCCATGCTGGCTGGGTACACTTTTGGAGCCAGCCTGGGCCAAGTGCTCATCTCCCTGGCAG GAATGGACTACTTCTACATCAATGCCATTACTCTGGGGATTGTGAGCGTGGCTTTTCTCATCTCCTTCTGGCTGCCTATGCCACAGCGCGGCTTGTTCTTCAAAGGGAAAGAGGCTGCGACTGTGGGCTCCGAGTCCCAGCAGGAGGGGACGGCGGTGGTGGATGAGGCGGAGGAAGCAGTGAGGGATGAGGATGAGGCTGGCTTCAGgacagagaagatggagagcGGTGGCAGCGGTGGCAGCGGTGGCGGCTGGTGCAGCGGGGATAACGTGGCCCATGCTGGCCAGCTCCTCTGGAGAAGCTTCAGAGAGTCCTACTCTTCCAG GAATTTAATCTACTGGTCCCTGTGGTGGGCTTTGGCTACAGCTGGCTATGGGCAGGTCTTCAACTACATCCAGCTGATGTGGGACCATATTGAACCATCTGCCACATCATCCATCTACAATGGAGGGGTAGAGGCTGTCTGCACACTTGTAG GTGCTGCAGCAGCCCTCTCCGTAGGTCACATCAAGGTGGCCTGGGCCGTGTGGGGGGAGCTGGCTCTGGGCATGTTCTCAGCCGTGGGGGCGTGCGCCGTGTTTCTGATGGCGCTCACCAGCAGTATCTGGGCGTGCTATGCCGGCTATGTCATATTCAAAGCCTCCTACATGCTCCTAATCACCATCACAAC ATTTCAGATTGCATCCAACCTCTCCATGGAATGCTATGCTTTGACATTTGGAATCAACACTTTTGCGGCCCTTTCACTGCAGACTATTCTCACCGGCATTGTTGTTGATGAAGCTGCACTAGGGCTGGACATTGTTACACAg TTCATCATATATGGCAGCTACTATGCCACCATCTCGGTGCTCTTCCTGATTCGAGGGACATACACAGCCTGTGCATATCATTACAACCCTGAGCAGACGGAGGCCAAGGAACAAGAGCATGAGCATGAGGTGATCTCTGCTGAACGCTTCTGA
- the agfg1a gene encoding arf-GAP domain and FG repeat-containing protein 1a isoform X1 produces the protein MAASAKRKQEEKHLKMLREMTSLPPNRKCFDCDQRGPTYANMTVGSFVCTSCSGILRGLNPPHRVKSISMTTFTQQEIEFLQKHGNEVCKQIWLGLYDDRTSSIPDFREPQKVKEFLQEKYEKKRWYVPPEQAKVVASVHASISGSSNSSTSSTPEVRPLKSLLGESAPSLHLNKNTPPNQSPVVSRGQVHQQQFHDKKFDLLSDLGGDIFAALPNQNAGASASFANFAHFNSHPTTQNAKANADFANFDAFGSTSGSTGAFPSAPQAQFQPSNTGSASGGLANANFANFDNFPKSCSADFGSFSSSSQSNSTGAARDAVESTSIPADRYAALADLDNMFSSAEMEQGGGIPGGVSAAAASTGVGGLPQSQPAALAGGDRYAALAELDNVFSPSAPSTSVYNTTSTSQGGMFGSGTGVSTVQAQQALPSMPQGFAAPSTNPFVAAGVAPAAAPTNPFQSNGRAAAVAAAASFGTGSMSMPAGFGNAAAYNLPTSFSGTFQQPFPGQGPFPQPPAYPQQPNGGGFSAFGQAKPVVTPFGQVMAGPGVSSNPFLGAAPPPQYPAGGSSTNPFL, from the exons ACGAGGGCTCAACCCACCCCACAGAGTCAAGTCCATCTCCATGACAACCTTCACGCAACAGGAAATCGAGTTCCTACAGAAACATGGCAATGAG GTATGCAAACAGATCTGGCTAGGCCTTTACGATGACAGAACCTCCTCAATACCAGACTTCAGAGAACCTCAGAAAGTCAAGGAGTTCCTTCAAGAGAAATACGAGAAGAAGAGATG GTACGTACCCCCTGAGCAGGCCAAGGTGGTGGCATCGGTCCACGCCTCCATCTCTGGCTCCTCAAACAGCAGCACTAGCAGCACCCCGGAGGTCAGACCGCTCAAATCGCTGCTGGGGGAGTcggctccctccctccacctcaaCAAGAACACCCCACCTAATCAG TCTCCAGTGGTGAGCCGTGGACAGGTCCATCAGCAGCAGTTCCATGACAAGAAGTTTGACCTCCTCAGTGACCTGGGTGGAGACATCTTTGCTGCCCTGCCCAATCAGAACGCAGGCGCCAGCGCCAGTTTCGCTAACTTTGCACATTTCAACAGCCACCCAA CGACGCAGAATGCCAAGGCAAATGCAGACTTTGCAAACTTTGATGCGTTCGGGAGCACTTCTGGGTCAACTGGTGCTTTCCCCTCCGCACCGCAAGCCCAGTTCCAACCCTCAAACACAG gTAGCGCCTCAGGGGGACTAGCAAATGCCAATTTTGCAAATTTTGACAACTTCCCCAAATCGTGTAGCGCTGACTTTGGATCCTTCAGTTCCTCCTCCCAGAGTAACTCCACAGGAGCTGCCAGAGATGCTGTAGAGAGTACTAGCATCCCTGCTGATAGATACGCAGCCCTGGCTGACCTGGATAACATGTTTAGCTCAGCCGAAATGGAGCAAG GGGGTGGTATTCCTGGCGGGGTGAGCGCAGCTGCGGCGTCAACAGGAGTTGGTGGTCTGCCTCAGAGCCAGCCAGCAGCGTTGGCAGGGGGGGACCGCTATGCCGCACTAGCCGAGCTTGATAACGTCTTCAGCCCCTCAGCCCCCTCCACCAGTGTTTACAACACCACCAGCACCTCACAAGG GGGGATGTTTGGCTCGGGGACGGGGGTGTCAACAGTCCAGGCACAGCAGGCTCTGCCCAGCATGCCCCAAGGTTTTGCAG CTCCATCGACTAACCCCTTTGTTGCTGCTGGAGTTGCCCCTGCAGCAGCACCCACCAACCCCTTCCAGAGCAACGGGAGAGCGGCAGCTGTGgcagcagcag CCTCGTTTGGTACAGGCTCCATGAGCATGCCAGCTGGATTTGGGAATGCTGCAGCCTACAACCTCCCCACCAGCTTTAGCGGAACCTTCCAGCAACCCTTTCCTGGCCAGGGCCCCTTCCCCCAGCCTCCAGCATATCCCCAGCAACCCAacg GTGGAGGGTTTTCAGCCTTTGGCCAGGCCAAACCTGTTGTGACTCCTTTCGGGCAGGTAATGGCTGGACCAGGTGTCTCCAGCAACCCCTTCCTG GGTGCAGCTCCACCTCCACAGTACCCAGCAGGAGGCTCTTCGACGAATCCCTTCTTATAG
- the slc19a3a gene encoding thiamine transporter 2, whose amino-acid sequence MEAVRRWRAGWGFPTTLLCIYGFFSTVKPLEPFLIPYLTGPDKNLTTEQVNNEIFPVWTYSYLSVLVPVFLLTDWLRYKPVVVFQCVNLFITTAMLLWMQGVPAMQAMQFFYAVVTASEVAYFSYIYSVVDLEKYRKVTSYCRSVQLLGYTVGSVLGQLLVSFNLMSYHYILVLTLVLTSIALLTSCFLPMPQRSMFFHRRHTGQIKATGNLVDGSAEQTSTSKISQEETGGRNEKGEEEGGDEGAGKERKGKRPKTEDPEETVGAEGCSQVLFQLWRDFRHCYSSRQLLYWSVWWALATCGYNQTINYVQVLWEHVQPSQNFTIYNGGVEAVSNLFGAATAYGIGFTQVNWEQWGELALGGFSGLGAAALFLMTFIGNIWVCYTSYIVFKCLYMLLITIAMFQIAADLSMERYALVFGANNFGALALQTIITSIVVDSRGLSLPIIPQFTIYASYFSVIAIIFSLRGAFTVWRAQKSSTESTPPDKNPCAPDPDSCLEQRL is encoded by the exons ATGGAGGcagtgaggaggtggagggcaGGCTGGGGGTTTCCCACCACTCTGCTGTGCATCTATGGATTCTTCAGCACAGTTAAACCCCTGGAGCCCTTCCTCATCCCGTACCTGACAGGACCCGACAAGAACCTGACAACGGAACAG GTGAACAATGAGATTTTCCCGGTGTGGACGTACTCCTACCTGTCTGTGCTAGTGCCGGTGTTCCTGCTCACCGACTGGCTGCGTTACAAGCCTGTGGTAGTGTTCCAGTGCGTCAACCTGTTCATCACCACAGCAATGCTGCTCTGGATGCAAGGTGTGCCAGCCATGCAGGCCATGCAGTTCTTCTACGCCGTGGTGACGGCCAGCGAGGTGGCCTACTTCTCCTACATCTACAG TGTGGTGGATCTGGAGAAGTACCGTAAGGTGACGTCTTACTGCCGCAGCGTGCAGCTCCTGGGGTACACAGTGGGCTCTGTGCTGGGCCAGCTGCTAGTCAGCTTCAACCTCATGTCCTACCACTACATCCTGGTACTTACGCTGGTCCTCACCTCCATCGCTCTCCTCACGTCCTGCTTCCTGCCGATGCCACAGCGGAGCATGTTCTTCCACCGCAGACACACTGGACAGATAAAGGCAACAGGGAACCTTGTAGATGGGAGTGCAGAGCAAACAAGCACATCCAAAATATCCCAGGAAGAAACgggagggagaaatgaaaagggagaggaggaaggaggagatgaaggtgcaggaaaggagaggaaaggaaaaaggcCCAAGACTGAAGACCCTGAGGAGACTGTTGGTGCAGAGGGCTGCAGCCAGGTTCTCTTCCAGCTGTGGAGGGACTTCCGCCACTGCTATTCCTCACGACAGCTGCTCTACTGGTCAGTGTGGTGGGCACTGGCCACCTGTGGCTACAACCAGACCATCAACTATGTACAG GTGCTGTGGGAGCATGTGCAGCCTTCCCAGAACTTTACCATCTAcaatggaggggtggaggccgTGTCCAACCTGTTCG GCGCAGCGACAGCCTATGGTATCGGCTTCACTCAGGTGAACTGGGAACAGTGGGGGGAGCTGGCCCTGGGTGGTTTCTCTGGACTGGGGGCAGCAGCACTCTTCCTCATGACCTTCATAGGAAACATCTGGGTCTGCTACACCAGCTACATCGTTTTCAAGTGCCTGTACATGCTGCTGATTACAATAGCCAT GTTTCAAATTGCAGCTGACCTGTCAATGGAAAGATATGCACTGGTCTTTGGTGCAAACAACTTTGGAGCGTTGGCCCTACAGACGATCATCACCTCCATCGTGGTCGACAGTCGAGGGCTCAGCCTGCCCATCATCCCCCAG TTCACCATATATGCCAGCTACTTCTCAGTCATCGCCATTATATTCTCACTGCGGGGAGCGTTCACCGTTTGGAGAGCACAGAAAAGCAGCACAGAGTCAACTCCTCCAGACAAAAATCCATGTGCGCCAGACCCAGACAGCTGCCTTGAACAAAGACTCTGA